A single Streptomyces sp. Edi2 DNA region contains:
- a CDS encoding alpha/beta fold hydrolase gives MGVGFTEESTPVTVAASAVPQRVVLDARPQAALRLYGVPPAGAGPDCYLRWVPLLPSWIEPCSVALPGRGARSAEPSLTDPAYLSARLAAVLDDWADPRPFAVFGHSAGALLAYEASRHLRRTHGRLPALLAVSSLSAPHIDAYSAGLPPRLTAGLEGIRELVGPIPEQLLADARLMAAACTPLLADCLLLLHYRHRPEPPLDLPLALYGGEQDLVTPVQELQAWNDLVTTPASPRLFPGGHTYPQTGTKALVDHLTGALGAVINRPVATA, from the coding sequence ATGGGTGTCGGTTTCACGGAAGAGTCGACGCCGGTGACGGTCGCGGCCTCGGCGGTGCCGCAGCGCGTGGTGCTCGACGCCCGGCCGCAGGCGGCGCTGCGGCTGTACGGGGTGCCGCCGGCCGGGGCCGGTCCGGACTGCTATCTGCGGTGGGTGCCGTTGCTGCCGTCCTGGATCGAGCCGTGTTCCGTGGCGCTGCCCGGCCGGGGAGCCCGCTCCGCCGAACCGTCGCTGACCGACCCCGCGTATCTCAGCGCCCGCCTGGCCGCGGTGCTGGACGACTGGGCCGACCCCCGCCCGTTCGCGGTCTTCGGACACAGCGCGGGCGCGCTGCTGGCCTACGAGGCGAGCCGGCATCTGCGGCGCACCCACGGCCGCCTGCCCGCACTGCTGGCGGTGTCCTCGCTGTCGGCGCCGCATATCGATGCCTACAGCGCCGGGCTGCCGCCGCGCCTGACGGCCGGCCTGGAGGGCATCCGCGAACTCGTCGGCCCCATCCCCGAGCAACTGCTCGCCGACGCCCGTCTGATGGCCGCCGCCTGCACCCCGCTGCTGGCCGACTGCCTGCTGCTCCTGCACTACCGGCACCGCCCCGAGCCGCCGCTCGATCTGCCGCTGGCTCTCTACGGTGGCGAGCAGGACCTCGTCACCCCCGTGCAGGAACTCCAGGCCTGGAACGACCTGGTCACCACACCCGCAAGCCCCCGGCTCTTCCCCGGCGGGCACACCTACCCGCAGACCGGGACGAAGGCGCTGGTGGACCACCTCACCGGGGCGCTCGGCGCCGTCATCAACCGCCCCGTGGCGACGGCATGA
- a CDS encoding ribonuclease H, translating into MIAPMAERVIAACDGASKGNPGPAGWAWVIADGEGTVVRWEAGPLGTATNNVAELTALERLLAATEPAVPLEVRMDSQYAMKAVTTWLPGWKRKGWKTAAGKPVANQELVMRIDALLTDRSVEFRYVPAHQVDGDPLNDFADRAASQAAIVQEAAGSELGSPQPPPASQPARPAGPRRGGSGTAAKTASSPKRRTGNATRTLNAKFPGRCRCGRSYAAGEPITKNPDGWGHPACRAGAGSAD; encoded by the coding sequence ATGATCGCGCCCATGGCTGAACGCGTGATCGCCGCCTGTGACGGCGCGTCGAAAGGAAACCCCGGGCCCGCGGGCTGGGCCTGGGTCATCGCCGACGGTGAGGGAACCGTCGTGCGGTGGGAGGCCGGGCCGCTGGGCACCGCAACGAACAATGTCGCCGAGCTCACGGCCCTGGAACGCCTGCTGGCCGCCACCGAGCCGGCCGTTCCCCTGGAGGTCCGGATGGACTCCCAGTACGCCATGAAGGCCGTCACCACCTGGCTGCCCGGCTGGAAACGCAAGGGCTGGAAGACCGCCGCGGGCAAGCCCGTCGCCAACCAGGAACTCGTGATGCGCATCGACGCGCTGCTCACGGACCGCTCCGTGGAGTTCCGGTATGTGCCGGCGCACCAAGTGGACGGCGATCCGCTTAACGACTTCGCCGACCGGGCCGCCAGCCAGGCAGCGATCGTCCAGGAGGCCGCCGGCAGCGAACTCGGCTCTCCGCAGCCACCGCCGGCCTCCCAGCCCGCCCGGCCCGCCGGCCCGCGCCGGGGCGGCTCCGGTACGGCGGCAAAGACGGCGTCCTCGCCCAAGCGGCGAACGGGGAACGCGACGCGGACCCTCAATGCCAAGTTCCCCGGCCGCTGCCGCTGCGGACGCTCCTACGCGGCAGGCGAGCCCATCACCAAGAACCCGGACGGCTGGGGGCACCCCGCCTGCCGCGCGGGAGCCGGCAGCGCCGACTGA
- a CDS encoding NAD-dependent epimerase/dehydratase family protein gives MSAAELSLHAVLGAGPAGTALAGELVRRGHAVRLVSRSAPESSAEGIERYAADVSTPEGALAAVEGAAVVYHCVNVDYHRQIEVMPQVQRAVLAAVESTGARLVVLDTLYPYGPTRGEVMTEDTPWRATSRKGRMRAELDARYLDAHRAGRARVVLGRSADFVGPGVLNSTLGGAVFPGALTGGEVLGMGDIDLPHSYTDIRDVASGLATLGEHPEGDGRVWHLPTAPAATTREIHSMIEERVCRPLQRVVLPEPRPFGPFDAAFMDEYAEMFYQHTEPQIMDSAAFTRTFGVHPIPLAATLDATVDWYRALPAGARS, from the coding sequence ATGTCTGCTGCAGAACTTTCCCTCCATGCAGTGCTGGGCGCCGGGCCCGCCGGTACCGCGCTCGCCGGCGAACTCGTCCGCCGCGGCCACGCCGTACGGCTGGTCAGCCGCTCGGCGCCGGAGAGCAGTGCCGAGGGCATCGAGCGGTACGCCGCCGATGTGAGCACGCCGGAGGGGGCGCTGGCCGCCGTCGAGGGCGCCGCCGTGGTGTACCACTGTGTGAACGTCGACTATCACCGCCAGATCGAGGTGATGCCGCAGGTCCAGCGCGCGGTGCTGGCCGCCGTCGAGAGCACGGGTGCCCGCCTGGTCGTCCTGGACACGCTGTACCCGTACGGCCCGACGCGCGGCGAGGTGATGACGGAGGACACTCCGTGGCGGGCGACCAGCCGCAAGGGGCGGATGCGGGCCGAGCTGGACGCGCGCTATCTCGACGCGCACCGAGCGGGCCGCGCCCGGGTCGTCCTCGGCCGGTCGGCGGACTTCGTCGGCCCCGGCGTGCTCAACTCCACGCTCGGCGGGGCGGTCTTCCCCGGCGCGCTGACCGGAGGGGAGGTCCTGGGCATGGGCGACATCGACCTGCCGCACAGCTACACGGACATCCGCGATGTGGCGAGCGGCCTCGCCACCCTCGGCGAGCACCCGGAAGGCGACGGCAGGGTCTGGCATCTGCCCACCGCGCCTGCCGCCACCACCCGCGAGATCCACTCGATGATCGAGGAGCGGGTCTGCCGCCCGCTGCAGCGAGTCGTCCTTCCCGAGCCGCGCCCCTTCGGGCCGTTCGACGCGGCGTTCATGGACGAGTACGCGGAGATGTTCTACCAGCACACCGAGCCGCAGATCATGGACTCCGCGGCCTTCACCCGGACCTTCGGCGTCCACCCGATACCGCTGGCCGCCACCCTCGACGCCACCGTCGACTGGTACCGCGCGCTGCCGGCCGGCGCCCGGAGCTGA
- a CDS encoding FUSC family protein: MAAIRRAGTRTWDRFAASDPGLLRLKAGLRTVGAIVLTLVVLALLGTGVTLMVAGAMAAMVATFAIREKEVRGQAITLALGLPVALAAMSLAALLHSLVIAGDVFFVLLIFGAVYSRRFGDRGTALGLIGFQVYFVSLFVHATVPTLPELYLTLGIAFACSAVVRFAVVPETPQRTLNRLREAFRARLAQLLATQMELLDAGPDELDKVLDDLRRHTARLHEAALMIQGLLEEGTQSAAAAGLVQRRVADAEIAAERLGMLILNARSAERADTLTMHLPHAPVPATATRTPAEDASTVTLRRDLNSLLLLVARRAPDDRGTALAHVRNRLLGYRDEDNLPRASSVVQDVFRGVGETARAVLGLRLALDGPQDESDDSPATTRSREEFDAEDLAIVGAEEAEEAEEDRTGLRRPTTRAACQVAVGSTLAIIGGEFLSSQRWYWAVLTCWVVFLNTASTGEILVKGYRRLLGTVLGVVAGVALAGLVGDHTWPAFALVLLCIFGMYFTAPLSYALMSFFVTAMLGLLYTLLNTYSLTVLVLRIEETALGAACGIIAAVVVLPVHTDRRTDEQLGTVLVRLRDVVSAAVEQLSGGPAVDLLGKARDLDTALDDLRASTQPLTHPITPLRVRRRTARYLVALLETAAYHARSLAATAELVPYSKTIAADPRLERAGRRIAQNIDLIVARVLEESTEGEVESGVSIAAMLDAAGSEALRSGTVTFRVLRHLQRLDEGVVGIARPLDVPVASPKGGNPGSGHQASGAADAAAARG, from the coding sequence ATGGCAGCGATACGGCGGGCTGGGACGAGAACCTGGGACCGCTTCGCGGCATCCGACCCAGGACTGCTGCGGCTGAAGGCGGGGTTGCGGACGGTCGGGGCGATCGTGCTCACCCTCGTCGTCCTCGCCCTGCTCGGCACCGGCGTCACGCTGATGGTCGCGGGCGCCATGGCGGCCATGGTCGCCACCTTCGCGATCAGGGAGAAGGAGGTACGCGGCCAGGCGATCACGCTGGCGCTGGGCCTGCCCGTCGCGCTGGCCGCCATGTCGCTGGCGGCGCTGCTGCACTCCCTGGTCATCGCCGGTGACGTGTTCTTCGTCCTCCTGATCTTCGGTGCCGTCTACTCCCGGCGGTTCGGCGACCGCGGCACCGCGCTCGGCCTGATCGGCTTTCAGGTCTACTTCGTCTCGCTGTTCGTCCACGCCACCGTCCCCACCCTCCCCGAGCTGTATCTGACCCTGGGCATCGCCTTCGCGTGCAGCGCGGTCGTACGGTTCGCCGTCGTCCCGGAGACGCCCCAGCGCACCCTGAACCGGCTGCGCGAGGCCTTCCGGGCGCGGCTCGCCCAGCTGCTGGCCACCCAGATGGAACTGCTGGACGCCGGCCCCGACGAACTGGACAAGGTCCTCGACGACCTGCGGCGGCACACCGCCCGGCTGCACGAAGCGGCCTTGATGATCCAGGGCCTCCTGGAGGAGGGCACACAGAGCGCCGCCGCGGCGGGACTGGTGCAACGCCGCGTCGCGGATGCCGAGATCGCCGCCGAACGGCTGGGCATGCTGATACTCAACGCCCGCAGCGCCGAGCGGGCGGACACCCTCACCATGCATCTGCCGCACGCCCCCGTGCCGGCCACGGCGACCCGTACCCCGGCCGAGGACGCGTCGACCGTCACCCTGCGCCGGGATCTGAACTCTCTGCTCCTGCTGGTCGCCCGGCGTGCGCCCGACGACCGCGGCACCGCGCTCGCCCATGTGCGCAACAGGCTGCTCGGCTACCGCGACGAGGACAACCTGCCGCGCGCCTCGTCCGTCGTCCAGGACGTCTTCCGCGGGGTCGGTGAGACCGCTCGGGCCGTGCTGGGTCTGCGGCTGGCACTCGACGGGCCGCAGGACGAGTCGGACGACTCCCCGGCCACCACGCGCTCACGTGAGGAGTTCGACGCCGAGGACCTTGCGATCGTCGGTGCCGAGGAGGCCGAAGAGGCGGAGGAGGACCGGACCGGGCTCCGGAGGCCCACCACCCGTGCCGCGTGCCAGGTCGCGGTGGGCTCGACGCTGGCCATCATCGGCGGTGAGTTCCTGTCCAGCCAGCGCTGGTACTGGGCGGTGCTGACCTGCTGGGTCGTCTTCCTCAACACCGCGTCCACGGGCGAGATCCTGGTCAAGGGCTACCGCCGGCTGCTGGGCACGGTCCTCGGGGTGGTCGCCGGTGTCGCGCTTGCCGGGCTGGTCGGCGACCACACCTGGCCCGCGTTCGCCCTCGTGCTGCTCTGCATCTTCGGGATGTACTTCACCGCACCGCTGTCGTATGCGCTGATGTCGTTCTTCGTCACCGCGATGCTCGGGCTGCTCTACACCCTGCTCAACACCTACAGCCTGACCGTGCTGGTGCTGCGCATCGAGGAGACGGCGCTGGGCGCCGCGTGCGGGATCATCGCCGCCGTAGTGGTGCTGCCGGTGCACACGGACCGCCGTACGGACGAGCAGCTGGGCACGGTGCTGGTCCGGCTGCGGGATGTCGTCTCCGCCGCGGTGGAACAGCTCAGCGGCGGGCCGGCCGTCGACCTGCTGGGCAAGGCCCGCGATCTGGACACGGCGCTGGACGATCTCCGTGCCTCCACCCAGCCCCTGACCCATCCGATCACCCCGCTGCGCGTGCGGCGTCGGACCGCCCGGTACCTCGTCGCGCTGCTGGAGACCGCCGCCTACCACGCCCGTTCCCTGGCGGCGACGGCGGAACTCGTGCCGTACAGCAAGACGATCGCGGCCGACCCGCGCCTGGAGCGGGCAGGCCGCCGGATCGCGCAGAACATCGATCTCATCGTCGCCCGCGTGCTGGAGGAGAGCACCGAAGGCGAGGTGGAATCCGGCGTCAGCATCGCGGCGATGCTGGATGCCGCCGGTTCCGAAGCACTGCGATCGGGCACGGTCACCTTCCGTGTGCTGCGCCATCTCCAGCGCCTCGACGAGGGAGTGGTGGGCATCGCCCGCCCGCTCGACGTACCGGTGGCGAGCCCCAAGGGAGGCAATCCCGGCTCAGGACACCAGGCAAGCGGCGCAGCCGATGCCGCAGCGGCTCGTGGGTGA
- a CDS encoding Rid family hydrolase, translated as MKLPGRRLPEVPARAGGPGDVHLRTARCLDIAERALQVAGASVGDVVRTRIMLTDVSQWEEAARAHGERFASVRPACTFVEVSRFIDPDRLVEVEVDAVIDGGPS; from the coding sequence CTGAAGTTACCCGGCCGACGCCTCCCGGAGGTACCGGCACGGGCCGGAGGCCCAGGCGATGTCCATCTCCGGACAGCACGGTGCCTGGACATCGCCGAGCGGGCGTTGCAGGTGGCCGGGGCGTCGGTCGGGGATGTGGTGCGGACACGCATCATGCTGACTGACGTGTCGCAGTGGGAAGAGGCCGCACGGGCCCACGGCGAGCGTTTTGCCTCCGTCCGGCCTGCCTGCACATTCGTGGAGGTTTCCCGGTTCATCGATCCTGATCGGCTCGTCGAGGTGGAAGTCGACGCGGTGATCGACGGGGGACCGAGCTGA
- a CDS encoding AIM24 family protein — MNSDLFSAENMATPATAPGMIQQNAKSIKYTLDGECYARQGSMIAYRGDLQFEKQGQGVGKFLKRAVTGEGLALMAVRGRGEVWFAHEAANCFVIDLAPGDGITVNGRNVLCFDPSLSYEIKVVKGAGMVGGGLFNSVFSGQGKLAVMCEGNPLVIPVSPQSPVFVDTDAVVGWSSSLQTTLHRSQSLGSMLRGGSGEAVQLRLDGEGFVIVRPSELRPEKAAGN; from the coding sequence ATGAACAGCGACCTTTTCTCTGCCGAGAACATGGCCACACCCGCCACCGCGCCCGGCATGATCCAGCAGAACGCCAAGTCCATCAAGTACACCCTGGACGGCGAGTGTTATGCGCGGCAGGGCTCGATGATCGCCTACCGCGGTGATCTGCAATTCGAGAAGCAGGGGCAGGGCGTCGGCAAGTTCCTCAAGCGCGCGGTCACCGGCGAGGGGCTGGCACTGATGGCCGTACGGGGCCGCGGCGAGGTGTGGTTCGCGCACGAGGCCGCCAACTGCTTCGTCATCGACCTCGCCCCCGGTGACGGCATCACCGTCAACGGCCGCAATGTGCTGTGCTTCGACCCGTCCCTCTCCTACGAGATCAAGGTCGTCAAGGGCGCCGGGATGGTCGGCGGCGGGCTCTTCAACTCCGTCTTCAGCGGGCAGGGCAAACTGGCGGTGATGTGCGAGGGCAACCCTCTCGTCATACCCGTGTCCCCGCAGTCCCCGGTCTTCGTCGACACCGACGCCGTGGTCGGCTGGAGCAGCAGCCTGCAGACCACACTGCACCGCTCGCAGAGCCTCGGCTCGATGCTCCGCGGCGGCTCCGGCGAGGCGGTCCAACTCCGTCTCGACGGCGAGGGCTTCGTGATCGTACGGCCCAGTGAACTCCGCCCGGAGAAGGCGGCAGGCAACTGA
- a CDS encoding phosphopantetheine-binding protein, which yields MSTRTELITSTLTETFDLDPAQVTPECTFEDLGLDSLALVEMGLMLQERTGISLEDVPLRTTIEELAALMDARDPDTALTAAPNSGV from the coding sequence GTGTCCACCCGTACCGAGCTGATCACCAGCACCCTCACCGAAACCTTCGATCTCGACCCGGCCCAGGTCACCCCCGAGTGCACCTTCGAGGATCTGGGGCTGGACTCGCTCGCGCTGGTCGAGATGGGGCTGATGCTGCAGGAACGGACCGGGATCTCGCTGGAGGACGTTCCCCTGCGGACGACCATCGAGGAGCTGGCGGCCCTCATGGATGCCCGGGACCCCGACACGGCTCTGACCGCGGCGCCGAACAGCGGGGTCTGA
- a CDS encoding MFS transporter, whose protein sequence is MTAAAPAGPARRMGAAAVVCLGLFMLGLDLTVLNVAVPDLQGDLDTSTAQVQWIVDGYALVLGGTVLAAGAFTDAWGRRRSFVCGVAVCGGASLGGALAGHPWQVIAARCCMGAGAALLMPATLAVLHQLFPEARLRSRAIAVWAAVGGMGGLCGPVIGGWLVEHSSWRAAFWINLPPAAVIIALALVLVPESRARRHAGFDVPGAALSAAGLLALVWSITESPHRGWTSPAALTGFTVAALLLAAFVGRQLRTPAPMLPLYLLRVPGIGVAAAALALMSFAMFGALFVLTLYLQGVLGFSPWQAGVRTLPLPAGLALGAVCAVPVRARLGGRIPVVGGLMLVTAGFAVLATTTPDSGYPHCAAFQLIAGVGAGLVAAAATESVMGSVATERAGLGSAINDATRQVGSALGVAVQGSLLAAVFTSRLSTSLTDLHAPALVTEAAEHSMLSVPVQAMRLPGPLRDGVLAAARQAFTDAMTLTAVVAGAVTLLTAAAAARWLGRPPGAHEARLPGDGRVAAPAAAGPGDQPQPAR, encoded by the coding sequence ATGACGGCCGCTGCGCCGGCCGGACCCGCGCGGCGCATGGGAGCGGCCGCCGTGGTGTGCCTCGGCCTGTTCATGCTCGGCCTGGACCTGACGGTCCTCAATGTCGCCGTCCCCGACCTGCAGGGCGACCTGGACACCTCCACCGCGCAGGTGCAGTGGATCGTGGACGGCTACGCCCTGGTGCTGGGCGGAACGGTGCTGGCCGCGGGGGCTTTCACCGATGCCTGGGGCCGGCGGCGTTCCTTCGTCTGCGGAGTGGCGGTCTGCGGGGGCGCCTCGCTCGGCGGCGCACTGGCCGGCCACCCGTGGCAGGTGATCGCCGCGCGCTGCTGCATGGGTGCCGGGGCGGCCCTGCTGATGCCGGCGACTCTGGCGGTCCTGCACCAGCTGTTCCCCGAAGCCCGCCTGCGCAGCCGGGCGATCGCCGTATGGGCCGCGGTCGGCGGTATGGGCGGCCTGTGCGGTCCGGTCATCGGCGGCTGGCTGGTGGAACACTCCTCCTGGCGCGCCGCCTTCTGGATCAACCTGCCGCCGGCCGCCGTCATCATCGCCCTGGCGCTCGTGCTGGTCCCCGAGTCCCGGGCGCGGCGGCATGCCGGCTTCGATGTGCCCGGCGCCGCACTGTCGGCCGCGGGGCTGCTGGCCCTGGTGTGGTCCATCACCGAGAGCCCGCACCGCGGCTGGACCAGCCCGGCCGCACTCACCGGATTCACCGTGGCCGCACTGCTGCTGGCCGCCTTCGTCGGCAGGCAACTGCGCACGCCCGCCCCCATGCTCCCGCTGTACCTGCTGCGGGTGCCGGGCATCGGAGTGGCCGCCGCGGCCCTCGCCCTGATGTCCTTCGCCATGTTCGGGGCGCTGTTCGTCCTGACCCTCTACCTCCAGGGCGTGCTCGGCTTCAGCCCCTGGCAGGCCGGTGTACGGACGCTGCCGCTGCCGGCCGGGCTCGCGCTCGGCGCGGTGTGCGCGGTGCCCGTACGGGCCCGGCTGGGCGGCAGGATCCCCGTCGTCGGCGGCCTGATGCTGGTGACGGCGGGCTTCGCCGTCCTGGCGACCACCACGCCCGACTCCGGCTACCCGCACTGCGCGGCGTTCCAGCTGATCGCGGGCGTCGGCGCCGGACTGGTGGCGGCAGCGGCCACCGAATCGGTGATGGGCTCGGTCGCCACCGAACGGGCCGGGCTCGGCTCGGCCATCAACGACGCCACCCGCCAGGTCGGCTCCGCCCTCGGGGTGGCCGTCCAAGGCTCCCTGCTCGCGGCCGTCTTCACCTCCCGGCTCAGCACCTCCCTCACCGATCTGCACGCCCCCGCACTCGTGACGGAAGCGGCCGAGCACAGCATGCTGTCCGTCCCCGTACAGGCGATGCGCCTTCCCGGGCCGCTGCGCGACGGTGTGCTGGCCGCCGCGCGCCAGGCCTTCACGGACGCGATGACGCTCACCGCCGTCGTCGCCGGAGCCGTCACGCTGCTCACCGCTGCCGCGGCCGCACGCTGGCTCGGCCGGCCGCCCGGTGCGCACGAGGCCCGCCTCCCCGGTGACGGCCGTGTCGCAGCGCCGGCCGCGGCCGGGCCCGGGGACCAGCCGCAACCGGCCCGATAG
- a CDS encoding sugar transferase, translating into MERWLVRLAWAVDALGALVPVGVLCAVTRQPQPWLTAVLAGLSWLAVGMTKNRYTREELSNGNTVLPVVRDWLTMLGVLAVICVGVRIDVDLGICVLALLPCLGLSMVRRRLVHRYLLAMRRRAQALRRVLVVGEAGAVDVVLAELAHRTDHEYVVVGSCLVGEEATDSALPVPARLACDGEAPEGAPDGEIVLRCAAQLDADLVFVAPGRQLSAARVRRLAWALHDGGRNLAILPGLIDVSQHRVRLAEAAGLTVMHIDPAGQRGLPVLLKQVTDRLGALLLLVLLSPVFAAVAAAIRLTTAGPVFYWQIRIGRDLMPFRMWKFRTMVVAADRMRGALEPANENDGAMFKIRRDPRVTRVGRVLRRFSLDELPQLFNVLAGHMSLVGPRPPLPEEVERYDGTEIRRLSVKPGLTGLWQVSGRSDLSWDETVALDLSYVDNWSYGRDIGVLVRTVRAVVDGRGAY; encoded by the coding sequence ATGGAGCGCTGGCTGGTGCGGCTGGCGTGGGCCGTGGACGCGTTGGGCGCCCTGGTGCCGGTCGGCGTGCTCTGTGCCGTGACGCGACAGCCGCAGCCGTGGCTCACGGCGGTGCTCGCCGGTCTGTCGTGGCTGGCCGTCGGCATGACGAAGAATCGTTACACCAGAGAGGAACTGAGCAACGGCAACACGGTGCTGCCGGTCGTGCGGGACTGGCTGACCATGCTGGGCGTGCTGGCCGTCATCTGTGTCGGGGTGCGCATCGATGTCGACCTCGGGATCTGTGTGCTCGCGCTGCTGCCCTGCCTGGGGCTGAGCATGGTCCGGCGCAGACTCGTCCACCGGTATCTGCTGGCCATGCGCCGCCGTGCGCAGGCGCTGCGACGCGTCCTGGTCGTCGGGGAGGCGGGCGCCGTCGATGTGGTGCTCGCGGAGCTGGCGCACCGTACCGACCACGAATATGTCGTCGTCGGCAGCTGCCTCGTGGGAGAGGAAGCCACTGACTCGGCGCTGCCCGTCCCCGCCCGGCTCGCGTGCGACGGGGAGGCCCCCGAGGGGGCGCCGGACGGGGAGATCGTCCTCAGGTGCGCCGCGCAGCTCGATGCCGATCTCGTCTTTGTGGCGCCGGGGCGTCAGCTCTCCGCCGCACGGGTGCGCCGACTGGCCTGGGCGCTGCACGACGGGGGGCGGAATCTGGCCATACTTCCCGGCCTCATCGATGTGTCACAGCACCGGGTCCGGCTCGCCGAGGCGGCGGGGCTGACGGTGATGCACATCGACCCGGCGGGCCAGCGGGGGCTTCCGGTGTTACTGAAGCAGGTCACCGACCGGTTGGGTGCCCTGCTGCTGCTCGTGCTGCTCTCCCCCGTCTTCGCCGCCGTGGCCGCGGCCATAAGGCTCACCACCGCCGGCCCGGTGTTCTACTGGCAGATCCGGATCGGCCGGGATCTGATGCCGTTCCGGATGTGGAAGTTCCGCACGATGGTGGTCGCCGCCGACCGGATGCGGGGCGCGCTGGAGCCGGCGAACGAGAACGACGGGGCGATGTTCAAGATCCGAAGAGACCCCCGGGTGACCCGGGTGGGCCGTGTGCTGCGGCGCTTCTCGCTGGACGAACTGCCCCAGCTGTTCAACGTCCTGGCCGGTCATATGTCCTTGGTCGGGCCGCGGCCGCCGCTTCCCGAGGAGGTCGAGCGGTACGACGGGACCGAGATCCGCCGCTTATCCGTCAAGCCGGGGCTGACCGGTCTGTGGCAGGTCAGCGGGCGGTCGGACCTCTCCTGGGACGAGACCGTCGCACTGGATCTGAGCTATGTGGACAACTGGTCCTACGGCAGGGACATCGGTGTGCTGGTCCGGACCGTGCGCGCCGTGGTGGACGGGCGCGGTGCCTACTAG
- a CDS encoding DUF4232 domain-containing protein, whose amino-acid sequence MIIRGLRTTATVTAAVALAVGAGAGMASAAGAAGSGAAGSCGPGTLKVTTTSAGSSQVGMNHEGTYLKVTNTGTSTCAISGYPGLALEGAGHTALKTTPHHGDTYFAKDPGAHGVTLKPGKSAFADLVWTHAGPSSAQAKYLQVSPTGSNSHSVVAFDKAVDGGELSVTAWSATPPSAS is encoded by the coding sequence ATGATCATCCGTGGTCTGCGTACCACCGCCACCGTCACCGCCGCTGTTGCCCTTGCCGTGGGAGCGGGCGCCGGCATGGCTTCCGCGGCCGGTGCGGCAGGATCCGGCGCGGCCGGCTCGTGCGGGCCGGGGACGCTGAAGGTCACGACCACCAGCGCGGGTTCGAGCCAGGTCGGAATGAATCACGAGGGCACCTACCTCAAGGTCACCAACACCGGCACGAGCACGTGCGCGATAAGCGGATACCCGGGTCTGGCGCTGGAGGGCGCCGGTCACACGGCCCTGAAGACCACCCCGCACCACGGCGACACCTACTTCGCCAAGGACCCGGGTGCACACGGGGTCACCCTGAAGCCGGGCAAGAGCGCCTTCGCCGACCTGGTCTGGACGCACGCCGGCCCCTCCTCCGCCCAGGCCAAGTACCTGCAGGTGTCCCCGACGGGCAGCAATTCGCACAGCGTCGTGGCGTTCGACAAGGCCGTCGACGGCGGGGAGCTGTCCGTGACGGCGTGGTCGGCGACGCCGCCCAGCGCTTCCTGA